In the Leptolyngbya sp. SIO1E4 genome, one interval contains:
- a CDS encoding sulfotransferase, whose amino-acid sequence MIDNLKYLAGFSKTRPIFVIGTGRSGTHWLGYSLGDHPEVRATIEAQPMFHLSRRMALNPRLESIFLGGLIATYKWQLIKSSPRLYLDKSHPNIWIAEKLKKFFPKALFVGIERNPYATVASMMKHEGVAAWHRRWREFPIPNRFLGITSDLINVYDNIPLAAQCSMRWVAHHKRIQELSNILNDDLLVISYESFAHNTEETIHELQQFLGLHKPIPIPNVKIESLDKWKKQLSDDEVIQIQQVVGFAPD is encoded by the coding sequence ATGATAGACAATCTAAAATACCTTGCTGGATTTTCAAAAACTCGACCGATTTTCGTCATTGGTACCGGGCGATCAGGCACCCATTGGCTCGGCTATTCTCTTGGAGATCATCCAGAAGTACGTGCCACTATTGAAGCACAGCCAATGTTTCATCTCTCAAGAAGGATGGCACTTAACCCAAGGCTTGAAAGTATTTTTTTGGGAGGTTTGATTGCAACCTATAAATGGCAACTCATCAAATCTTCACCTCGATTATATTTAGATAAAAGTCATCCTAATATTTGGATTGCTGAAAAGCTCAAAAAGTTTTTCCCAAAGGCACTTTTTGTCGGCATCGAACGTAATCCGTATGCCACCGTTGCAAGCATGATGAAACATGAGGGAGTAGCAGCCTGGCATAGACGTTGGAGAGAATTTCCAATCCCGAATCGTTTCCTTGGAATTACATCAGACCTAATCAATGTTTATGACAATATTCCATTGGCAGCTCAATGTTCAATGCGATGGGTTGCCCATCATAAGAGGATACAAGAGCTTTCAAATATCCTTAACGATGATCTCTTAGTCATTTCTTATGAATCTTTTGCACATAATACTGAAGAAACAATTCACGAATTACAACAATTTCTTGGACTACATAAACCGATTCCAATACCTAATGTAAAGATAGAATCCTTGGATAAATGGAAAAAGCAATTATCTGACGATGAGGTCATACAGATTCAACAGGTTGTGGGTTTCGCGCCTGATTAG
- the tsaA gene encoding tRNA (N6-threonylcarbamoyladenosine(37)-N6)-methyltransferase TrmO has product MPKLPPKNYIQSVDFPSEITLNPIGIVRSPYTERHGTPRQSQLSTVPEDYEPAIARIELFPDIIPSEALKDLAGFEYLWVIAWLHLNKHWNPTVIPPRGPKVRRGTLATRAPHRPNPIGLSATRILKIEELTLHVSGIDLLDQTPVLDIKPYVPYCDAFPHARGGYVDGAEKTTASEADIFGQSGHPGITESL; this is encoded by the coding sequence GTGCCAAAACTACCCCCAAAAAACTATATCCAGTCTGTTGATTTTCCTAGCGAAATCACCCTTAACCCCATTGGTATTGTGCGATCGCCCTACACCGAGCGTCACGGCACCCCGCGACAATCTCAGCTATCGACCGTGCCAGAAGATTATGAGCCTGCGATCGCCCGCATCGAACTTTTTCCTGACATCATTCCCTCGGAAGCCTTAAAAGACCTGGCGGGATTTGAGTACCTCTGGGTGATTGCTTGGTTACACCTGAATAAGCACTGGAATCCCACTGTGATTCCTCCCCGTGGCCCCAAAGTTCGTCGGGGCACCCTGGCCACCCGCGCCCCCCATCGGCCCAACCCAATAGGGCTCAGTGCCACTCGTATCCTCAAAATTGAAGAACTGACTCTCCATGTTTCAGGGATTGATCTGCTCGACCAAACCCCTGTATTAGACATTAAGCCCTACGTCCCTTACTGTGACGCTTTCCCCCATGCTCGAGGTGGCTATGTAGATGGGGCTGAGAAAACCACTGCCTCTGAAGCTGACATTTTTGGTCAATCAGGCCATCCTGGAATTACGGAATCCTTATAG
- a CDS encoding Uma2 family endonuclease: protein MGLTVQDLQKLQAAHPDYRMELIAGQVQVMSPSGYEADEVSIELARQLANWVRPRRLGRVTGSSAGFILPNTDTRAPDVSFVRAERLRQSPRSFAELTPDLMVEVKSPTDSLKKLRQKVQSFLSLGTQIGIVVNPEAHTVEVYRSEEDTPQVLSDGDQLMLPELLPGWNLAIADLWPLVF, encoded by the coding sequence ATGGGGCTAACAGTGCAAGATTTGCAGAAACTCCAGGCAGCACACCCTGACTATCGCATGGAGTTGATTGCTGGTCAGGTGCAGGTGATGAGTCCTTCTGGATATGAAGCGGATGAAGTCTCGATCGAGCTAGCTCGACAACTAGCCAATTGGGTACGCCCTCGTAGACTTGGGCGAGTAACCGGTTCCAGCGCAGGTTTTATTCTCCCCAATACAGATACGCGCGCACCAGATGTCTCTTTTGTTCGGGCAGAACGCCTGCGGCAGAGTCCTCGTAGCTTTGCTGAACTGACGCCTGATCTCATGGTGGAGGTAAAATCACCGACAGACAGCCTTAAAAAATTACGACAAAAGGTTCAAAGCTTTCTATCGCTAGGGACTCAGATCGGCATCGTTGTTAATCCCGAGGCTCATACTGTAGAAGTGTATCGCTCAGAAGAAGATACGCCGCAGGTGCTAAGCGATGGAGATCAATTGATGCTCCCAGAACTTTTGCCGGGGTGGAACTTAGCGATCGCAGATCTCTGGCCCCTAGTTTTCTAG
- a CDS encoding DNA polymerase III subunit alpha codes for MAFVGLHIHSDYSLLDGASQLPELVGRAKELNMPAIALTDHGVMYGAIELLKVCKGAGVKPIIGNEMYLINGDITLQQRRPRYHQVVLAKNTQGYKNLVKLTTLSHLDGVQGKGIFSRPCISKDLLEKYREGLIVTSACLGGEVPQAILQKRPEIARRVAQWYKDVFGDDYYLEIQDHGSPEDRIVNVEVVNIARELDIKIICTNDSHFISCNDVEAHDALLCIQTGKLITEDKRLRYSGTEYLKSADEMRQLFRDHLPDDVIEAAIQNTLEVAEKVEEYTGILGQPRIPDFPIPGEFGGAEDYMAHVAREGLVKRMKAASYDDISQEYQERLEYEIKMMIQMGFPTYFLVVWDYIRFARENNIPVGPGRGSAAGSLVAYAMGITNIDPVHHGLLFERFLNPERKSMPDIDTDFCIDRRDEVIDYVTEKYGKERVAQIITFNRMTSKAVLKDVARVLDIPYAESDRMAKMIPVSRGKPTKLKVMVSDETPAPEFREKYENDPQTNRWLDMAMRIEGTNKTFGVHAAGVVISKDPLDEIVPLQRNNDGQVITQYYMEDVEALGLLKMDFLGLKNLTMIQKAVELIESGKGDTIDLDDLPMDDPATFKLLEKGDLGGVFQLESSGMRQIVRDLKPSGLEDISSVLALYRPGPLDAGLIPKFINRKHGRERIDFAHKILEPILTETYGIMVYQEQIMKIAQDMAGYSLGQADLLRRAMGKKKVAEMEKHKGQFIEGSTSKGVPKKVVEELWDQMVKFAEYCFNKSHSTAYGFVTFQTAYLKAHYPVEYMAALLTANSGDQDKVQMHIANCLSMGIEVLPPDVNQSRVDFTPEEKRILFGLSAVRNVGQGAIECILQNRDEDGPFKSLADLCDRVDLHAVNRRALEALILSGAFDPLELNRNQLMHDLEFVLDWAQSRAKDRAIGQGNLLDMLGGGTSDEAAPTGGFESAPKAPPVADFESQEKLKQEKELLGFYISDHPLKSVQSSARILAPINLGEVDSQPDNVTLSAIAMLANVKPVVTKKGDRMAIVLLEDLTGSVEGVVFPRSFERIGQYIQQDARLMVWGKCDRRDDQVQFIVDDAEPIEDVRMVMVDLDPSMASDIEQQHRLRNVIRNSQGDNPAYARVPVIVVIGSAEQRRIVRLGAQFRVKDPEAAVSALARADFKARSSPLISA; via the coding sequence ATGGCTTTTGTGGGTCTGCATATTCACAGTGACTACAGTTTGCTGGACGGGGCAAGTCAGTTGCCTGAATTGGTGGGGCGTGCGAAAGAATTAAATATGCCCGCGATCGCGCTCACGGATCATGGTGTTATGTATGGGGCGATCGAGTTACTCAAGGTCTGCAAAGGCGCTGGCGTTAAGCCCATCATCGGCAATGAGATGTACCTCATCAATGGCGACATCACCCTACAGCAGCGTCGCCCCCGCTATCACCAGGTTGTGCTGGCCAAAAATACCCAAGGCTATAAAAACCTGGTTAAACTCACCACACTTTCCCACTTAGATGGGGTTCAGGGTAAGGGCATCTTTTCTCGGCCCTGCATTAGTAAGGACTTGCTTGAGAAATATCGTGAAGGGCTTATTGTCACGAGTGCTTGCCTAGGGGGAGAAGTACCCCAGGCAATTTTACAGAAGCGACCTGAAATCGCTCGACGAGTTGCCCAATGGTATAAGGACGTTTTTGGTGACGACTACTATCTAGAGATTCAGGATCATGGCTCTCCAGAAGACCGCATTGTCAATGTAGAAGTTGTCAACATCGCACGTGAGCTAGATATCAAAATTATTTGCACGAATGACTCCCATTTTATTTCCTGCAATGATGTCGAGGCTCATGACGCGCTGCTATGTATCCAGACCGGGAAGCTCATCACAGAAGATAAGCGACTGCGATACAGCGGCACTGAATATCTCAAATCTGCCGATGAAATGCGGCAGCTCTTCCGCGATCACTTGCCCGATGATGTGATTGAAGCAGCCATTCAGAACACCCTAGAAGTCGCGGAGAAAGTTGAGGAATACACCGGCATTTTGGGGCAACCTCGCATTCCAGACTTTCCAATTCCTGGGGAATTCGGCGGTGCCGAAGATTACATGGCCCATGTAGCCCGGGAAGGTCTTGTCAAGCGCATGAAGGCCGCTAGCTATGACGACATTTCCCAGGAATATCAGGAGCGCCTTGAATATGAAATCAAGATGATGATCCAGATGGGGTTCCCCACTTACTTTTTAGTTGTGTGGGACTACATCCGGTTCGCAAGGGAAAACAATATTCCGGTTGGGCCTGGGCGCGGCTCTGCTGCCGGCTCTCTTGTCGCCTATGCTATGGGCATTACGAATATTGACCCGGTGCATCACGGGCTCCTGTTCGAGCGCTTTTTGAATCCTGAGCGGAAGTCAATGCCTGATATTGACACGGACTTCTGTATTGATCGGCGGGACGAGGTGATTGACTACGTCACGGAAAAGTATGGCAAAGAGCGCGTGGCACAAATCATCACGTTTAACCGCATGACCTCTAAAGCCGTACTGAAGGATGTGGCGCGAGTTCTCGACATTCCCTATGCTGAGTCCGATCGCATGGCGAAGATGATTCCCGTCTCTCGAGGGAAACCCACAAAGCTGAAGGTGATGGTCTCCGACGAAACGCCTGCGCCAGAGTTTAGGGAAAAATATGAGAATGATCCTCAAACCAATCGCTGGCTTGATATGGCCATGCGTATCGAAGGAACCAACAAAACCTTCGGCGTACATGCTGCGGGCGTCGTGATCTCAAAAGATCCGCTGGATGAGATCGTGCCTCTTCAACGTAATAACGATGGGCAAGTCATCACCCAGTACTACATGGAAGATGTGGAGGCGCTGGGGCTCCTGAAGATGGACTTTTTGGGACTCAAGAACCTGACGATGATTCAAAAGGCGGTTGAGCTTATTGAATCAGGGAAAGGAGACACCATTGATTTGGATGATCTGCCTATGGATGATCCGGCAACCTTTAAATTGCTGGAAAAAGGTGACTTGGGAGGAGTCTTCCAGCTAGAGTCTTCGGGCATGCGGCAGATTGTGCGCGACTTGAAGCCTTCAGGATTAGAAGATATTTCGTCGGTTCTTGCGCTCTATCGACCAGGCCCACTGGATGCTGGCTTAATTCCCAAGTTTATTAATCGCAAACACGGGCGCGAAAGAATTGATTTTGCCCATAAGATTTTGGAGCCCATCCTGACAGAAACCTACGGAATCATGGTCTATCAAGAACAGATCATGAAAATTGCCCAGGATATGGCGGGGTATTCTCTGGGGCAGGCCGATTTACTGCGGCGAGCCATGGGTAAGAAGAAGGTGGCCGAGATGGAAAAGCACAAGGGCCAGTTCATTGAAGGTTCCACCAGCAAGGGAGTCCCTAAAAAGGTAGTTGAAGAGCTATGGGATCAGATGGTCAAATTTGCAGAGTACTGCTTCAATAAATCCCACTCTACAGCTTATGGATTTGTCACGTTCCAAACGGCATATTTGAAAGCTCACTATCCTGTCGAGTACATGGCCGCCTTGCTAACCGCTAATAGCGGGGATCAGGACAAGGTGCAAATGCACATTGCTAACTGTCTCAGTATGGGCATTGAAGTCTTGCCACCGGATGTGAATCAGTCACGGGTAGACTTCACTCCAGAAGAAAAGCGCATCCTATTTGGCTTGTCGGCAGTCCGCAATGTTGGGCAGGGAGCCATTGAATGCATTTTACAAAATCGTGATGAGGACGGTCCGTTTAAGTCACTGGCTGATTTATGCGATCGCGTCGATCTGCATGCGGTCAACCGTCGAGCATTGGAAGCACTCATTCTTTCTGGGGCCTTTGACCCCCTTGAGCTGAACCGTAATCAGCTCATGCACGATTTAGAATTCGTGTTGGATTGGGCCCAAAGCCGAGCGAAAGATCGCGCCATTGGCCAAGGTAATCTGCTGGATATGTTAGGGGGTGGCACATCTGATGAAGCAGCTCCCACCGGGGGCTTTGAGAGTGCACCTAAAGCACCTCCAGTCGCAGACTTCGAATCCCAGGAGAAACTTAAGCAGGAAAAAGAGCTGCTGGGTTTCTATATTTCTGATCATCCTCTGAAGTCCGTGCAAAGTTCGGCTCGGATTTTGGCCCCCATTAATTTAGGCGAGGTAGACAGTCAGCCGGATAATGTCACCTTGAGTGCGATCGCGATGTTAGCTAACGTCAAACCGGTAGTGACGAAGAAGGGTGATCGCATGGCGATTGTGTTGCTCGAGGATTTGACCGGCAGCGTCGAGGGGGTGGTTTTTCCGCGCTCCTTTGAGCGCATTGGTCAATACATTCAGCAAGATGCGCGGTTGATGGTGTGGGGCAAGTGCGATCGCCGTGACGATCAGGTGCAGTTTATCGTTGATGATGCAGAACCCATCGAGGATGTGCGGATGGTGATGGTGGATCTAGATCCAAGCATGGCCTCAGACATTGAACAGCAACATCGACTCCGCAATGTCATTCGCAATAGCCAGGGGGATAATCCTGCTTATGCTCGGGTTCCTGTAATTGTCGTCATTGGGTCAGCGGAGCAGCGACGCATTGTGCGCTTGGGGGCTCAATTTCGGGTTAAGGATCCTGAGGCGGCAGTCAGTGCTCTGGCTCGGGCTGACTTCAAGGCCCGCAGTAGCCCTTTGATTAGCGCTTAG
- a CDS encoding response regulator transcription factor, with amino-acid sequence MPLTILVVEDDEGTRLSLQDYLELEGYIVVTAEDGWQALQMVDNCQPHLVITDISLPRLDGYAFLKSLRQKPAWRLLPVIFLTARTATQARVQGYQVGCDVYIEKPFELEEVGAIVRNLLERSQLIQTAWLQYTVPTEKVTPMPPSEPINAEAWLDSNAVSLTKREKDVLDLLSEGLSNAQIAGSLYLSPRTIEKYVTSLLRKTETNNRAELVRFAMDHHLVD; translated from the coding sequence ATGCCACTTACAATTCTGGTTGTGGAAGATGATGAAGGAACACGACTTTCACTGCAAGACTACCTCGAACTAGAAGGATACATCGTCGTAACTGCTGAGGATGGTTGGCAGGCCTTACAAATGGTAGATAACTGCCAACCCCATCTAGTCATTACAGACATTAGCCTGCCTCGCCTAGATGGCTATGCATTTTTAAAGAGCCTGCGACAAAAGCCTGCTTGGCGTCTTTTACCTGTGATTTTTCTCACGGCACGAACAGCCACCCAAGCGAGAGTTCAAGGATACCAGGTAGGCTGTGATGTCTATATTGAAAAACCATTTGAGCTAGAAGAAGTTGGAGCAATCGTTCGAAATTTGTTAGAGCGATCTCAACTCATCCAAACAGCATGGTTGCAATATACAGTCCCGACAGAAAAAGTCACCCCCATGCCCCCTTCCGAGCCCATCAATGCAGAAGCATGGCTCGACAGCAATGCGGTGTCACTAACAAAGCGAGAAAAAGACGTCCTTGATCTGCTATCCGAGGGTCTCTCTAATGCCCAAATTGCAGGCAGTCTTTACTTAAGCCCGAGAACAATCGAAAAGTACGTTACCAGCCTCCTTCGTAAAACAGAAACAAACAATCGGGCAGAGCTAGTAAGATTTGCCATGGACCACCATTTAGTGGACTGA
- the ftsH gene encoding ATP-dependent zinc metalloprotease FtsH: protein MTHRLRQQGSLRKTAQVAASGLLTTSWFLLQSLVAPPPLLAQAEDENQLTYGEFLEQVDAGEVEQVDIDPNRGIAEVTLKGDTEEDEPREVLLFAGDSRNPDLIQQLRQQGVDVEIRPEGNGGAYAWIATNTLLVLVLIFGLLLILRRTASGAGGAMNFGRSRARFQMEAKTGVQFEDVAGIEEAKEELQEVVSFLKNPEKFTAIGAKIPRGVLLVGPPGTGKTLLAKAIAGEAGVPFFSISGSEFVEMFVGVGASRVRDLFKKSKENAPCIVFIDEIDAVGRQRGAGIGGGNDEREQTLNQLLTEMDGFEGNSGVIVIAATNRVDVLDTALLRPGRFDRQVIVDLPTYNGRLEILKVHARNKKMDPEVALEAIARRTPGFSGAELANLLNEAAILTARRRKEAVTMQDIEDAIDRLTIGLSLTPLLDSNRKRMTAYHEVGHALLTTLLEHADALNKVTIIPRSGGIEGFTQSLPDEDVIDSGLYTRNWILDRITVALGGLAAEAEVFGDLEVTTGAGGDIKQVTNLARQMVTLYGMSDLGPVALESMGNEVFLGRNLMPRSEYSEAMASKIDRQVRTIAHFCYTRARQALRENRSLIDYLVDRLLEQETMDGEEFRQIVEQYTDIPKKQATKTEAAV from the coding sequence ATGACACACCGTTTGCGTCAACAGGGTTCCCTTCGCAAGACTGCCCAGGTAGCAGCCTCTGGCCTGTTGACGACTAGCTGGTTTCTCCTGCAAAGCTTAGTGGCCCCTCCACCTCTGTTAGCCCAAGCTGAAGATGAAAACCAACTAACCTACGGTGAATTTCTTGAACAAGTCGATGCGGGAGAAGTTGAGCAAGTCGATATTGATCCCAATCGAGGCATCGCTGAAGTCACCCTGAAAGGTGATACAGAAGAAGATGAACCCCGCGAGGTTCTTCTATTTGCCGGGGATAGCCGTAATCCTGACCTGATTCAACAACTTCGCCAACAGGGCGTTGATGTTGAGATTAGACCTGAAGGGAATGGAGGAGCCTATGCCTGGATTGCCACTAATACGCTTCTGGTGTTAGTGCTGATATTTGGATTACTGCTGATTTTGCGGCGCACGGCCAGCGGTGCGGGTGGTGCCATGAATTTTGGGCGATCGCGAGCACGCTTTCAGATGGAGGCTAAAACTGGCGTTCAGTTCGAAGATGTCGCAGGTATCGAAGAGGCTAAAGAAGAACTTCAAGAAGTCGTGTCCTTTTTGAAGAATCCCGAAAAGTTCACAGCAATTGGAGCCAAAATTCCTAGAGGGGTTCTATTGGTTGGGCCTCCCGGAACAGGTAAAACGCTGTTAGCAAAAGCGATCGCAGGGGAAGCTGGCGTTCCTTTCTTTAGTATCTCAGGCTCCGAATTTGTTGAAATGTTCGTCGGGGTAGGGGCTTCGCGGGTGCGTGATCTGTTTAAAAAATCCAAGGAGAACGCCCCTTGCATTGTCTTTATCGATGAAATTGATGCAGTTGGTCGCCAACGGGGGGCGGGCATTGGCGGCGGTAATGATGAACGGGAGCAAACCCTCAACCAGCTCCTAACCGAAATGGATGGGTTTGAAGGTAACAGCGGTGTGATTGTGATTGCCGCAACTAATCGTGTGGACGTACTAGATACAGCTCTCTTGCGCCCAGGTCGATTTGACCGGCAAGTCATCGTCGATTTACCCACCTACAATGGTCGTCTCGAAATCCTCAAGGTTCATGCACGCAACAAAAAAATGGACCCCGAAGTTGCCCTGGAAGCAATTGCCCGGCGGACGCCTGGGTTTTCAGGGGCTGAACTGGCTAACTTACTTAATGAAGCTGCCATCTTAACTGCCCGGCGCCGGAAAGAAGCCGTCACCATGCAAGATATCGAAGACGCGATCGATCGCCTCACCATAGGGCTAAGCCTCACCCCCTTACTAGATAGCAATCGAAAACGAATGACCGCCTATCACGAGGTAGGACATGCTCTACTGACAACGCTTCTAGAACATGCAGATGCACTCAATAAGGTGACAATTATTCCGCGCTCAGGGGGAATCGAAGGATTTACCCAATCTCTTCCTGACGAAGATGTTATTGATAGTGGTCTCTACACTCGCAATTGGATTCTAGACCGCATTACTGTTGCCCTTGGAGGGCTTGCAGCAGAGGCAGAAGTCTTCGGTGATCTTGAAGTCACTACAGGCGCAGGCGGAGATATTAAGCAAGTCACAAACTTAGCTCGTCAGATGGTTACCCTTTACGGAATGTCTGATTTGGGACCTGTGGCCCTAGAAAGCATGGGCAATGAAGTCTTCTTAGGGCGTAATCTGATGCCTCGCTCTGAATATTCTGAAGCTATGGCATCCAAAATTGATAGGCAAGTAAGGACAATCGCACACTTCTGCTACACTCGCGCTCGCCAAGCCCTTCGCGAAAACCGGTCTCTTATTGATTACTTGGTTGATCGCCTCTTAGAACAAGAAACAATGGACGGTGAAGAATTTCGGCAAATCGTCGAACAGTACACCGATATTCCTAAAAAGCAAGCTACCAAAACAGAAGCGGCTGTGTAA
- a CDS encoding NAD(P)H-dependent oxidoreductase, whose product MRLFGEWFYGASPEYHGGVSGALKNALDLMSFEELSGKVVGAMSVLGGQANSNALNELANSNALNELRTIARWVHAWVIPEQIAIGQAWKAFNEDGQLLDKKLDQRLEQFVQSLIEKTQKLRQ is encoded by the coding sequence CTGCGGTTGTTCGGAGAGTGGTTTTATGGTGCGAGCCCTGAATACCATGGCGGTGTCAGTGGCGCGCTGAAAAATGCGCTGGATTTGATGAGTTTTGAGGAGCTGTCAGGCAAGGTGGTCGGCGCAATGAGTGTTTTGGGTGGGCAGGCAAACAGTAACGCCCTCAACGAGTTGGCAAACAGTAACGCCCTCAACGAGTTACGGACGATTGCCCGCTGGGTTCATGCTTGGGTGATTCCAGAGCAGATAGCGATTGGTCAGGCGTGGAAGGCGTTTAATGAAGACGGTCAGCTCCTCGACAAAAAACTAGATCAACGCCTGGAGCAGTTTGTGCAAAGCCTGATCGAAAAGACCCAAAAATTACGCCAATAA
- a CDS encoding SDR family oxidoreductase has translation MVTFLVTGANRGIGYEYCRQLQQRGDEVIAVCRSPSEDLQALGVRVEAGVDITSDRAVAELAAKLEGVSIGVLINNSGILERVSLETLDFDSIRRQFEVNAIGPLRLTKALLPNLKAGSKVIMMTSRMGSIEDNTSGNSYGYRMSKVALSMAGKSLSHDLRPREIAVAILHPGLVSTRMTGFTPNGITPEVSVKGLLARIDALNLENSGTFWHSNGEVLPW, from the coding sequence ATGGTGACTTTTTTGGTAACCGGAGCTAATCGGGGCATTGGCTATGAATATTGCAGGCAACTCCAGCAGCGGGGGGATGAGGTGATTGCGGTTTGTCGCTCTCCTTCAGAAGACTTACAGGCATTGGGGGTGCGGGTTGAAGCGGGTGTAGACATCACGTCAGATCGTGCCGTGGCGGAGTTGGCTGCCAAACTTGAGGGGGTTTCGATAGGGGTTCTTATCAACAATTCTGGGATTCTGGAGCGTGTGAGTTTAGAGACCCTAGATTTCGACAGTATTCGCAGACAGTTTGAGGTGAACGCGATCGGGCCATTGCGCTTGACCAAAGCTCTGCTGCCCAATTTAAAGGCAGGCAGCAAGGTGATTATGATGACGAGCCGCATGGGATCTATTGAAGACAATACATCTGGGAATTCCTATGGGTATCGCATGTCTAAGGTGGCGTTGTCTATGGCAGGTAAGTCTTTATCCCACGATCTCAGGCCTCGTGAAATCGCCGTCGCGATTTTGCATCCAGGATTAGTCAGCACTCGCATGACTGGGTTTACGCCCAATGGCATCACCCCGGAGGTATCCGTTAAAGGACTATTAGCCAGAATTGATGCTCTGAATTTAGAAAATAGTGGAACCTTTTGGCACAGCAATGGTGAAGTGCTGCCTTGGTAG